GGTCGACCAGCTCGCGGTCGGCGGCATCATGCTGGTGCCGGTCGGTCCGGATCCGGTGAACCAGACCGTCGAGCGCATCGTGCGGACCGAGGACGGCTTCACGCGCGAGCCGATCATGCCCGTCCGCTTCGTTCCCCTCGTCGCCGGCGCGCTGCCGACCTACGAGGCGTGAGGCGGCGGAGGGAACCACCCCGGTCTTCGTGTTCATCGCCATGCGCTTACAAGACCGCGGTGCGGCGGCGCGGATTCGCCCGCGGACGATGATCGTTTGAATCGCGCTTTGGACGCCATACCCCGCCTGTAAGCGGGCGCCACGGTCTCGCGGAGGCGAGGTCACCGGCCGTTCGGGGCGCGAACGGCCCAATGCGGGACGCGCACTCGGTCATACGCTTTTCGCGCCGGATCGAGACGGCGGTGATGGTCGCGGCGGTCGCGAATGCGGCGCGACGATGGCGGCGCGGCGCGCGGGGTGGATTCACGAGCGGTCGTTTTTGCGGTATCCTGCCGGCCATGAAAAACAACGCGCGTCGCTCCCCCTCGCGAGCGCGCCGCCGGAACGTGGCCTCGCGCGTCGGCGTCCCGCTCGTCCTGCTTCTCGCTCTCGCGGGCTGCCAGGCCTACGACGCGGCCGTCTACGGACGCCGCGGCGGCGTGGTCGAGTATCCCGGCTCTGGCGCCCGTCCCGACGCGCCGGCGATCTACGTCGTGCGCCAAGGCGATACGATGGACGGCATCGCCCAGCGCTTCGGCGTGCCGGCCAGCCGCATCGCCGAGCGCAACAGCCTGTCGTCGCCCTACAAGCTCTCGCCCGGCGCGTGGCTGGAGATTCCCGGCGCCCGGGTGGTCGAGGCGTCGGCGCCATCGGGCGCCGCGCCCGGCGGCGAACCGGCGTCGACCTCGTCGCCCAGCGGTCCGGTGACCTCGAGCGAACTGCCGCCGCCCCCGGGAGGCGCCCAGCCGCCGAAGCCCGTCGCGGGCGCGCTGCCGTCGTCGTCCGGCGCCGTCGCCACCACGTCGCCGACCGCGACGACGGCCACGCCGCCCAAGCCGGTCGCCCTGCCCGGCGCCGGGGCCCCGAAATTCGAGTGGCCGGTGCGCGGCCGCACCGTCCGCGGCTTCGGCGCCCAGGCCGATGGCCAGCGCAACGACGGCGTCAACATCGCCGCCGCGTCGGGCACGCCGGTGAAGGCCGCCGAGGGTGGCACGGTCGTCTACAGCGGCAGCGAGGTGAAGGGCTTCGGCAACCTCGTGCTGGTCAGCCACGCCGGCGGCTACGTCACGGCCTACGCCCATCTCGACAAGCTCTCGGTGCAGAAAGGCGCGGCGGTGAAGAAGGGCCAAAGCCTCGGCACCGTCGGCACGACCGGCGGCGTGGCCGAACCGCAGCTGCATTTCGAGGTCCGCCAGCGCAACAAGCCGGTCGATCCCGCGTCCGTTCTCCCCTGATCGTCGCCCGCCGGCGCGCTCGCGTCGCGCCGCCGCCGCCGCTATGGTGCGCCGCCGATTTCAGGCGACCATAGGAGCAGAATCATGAGCATCACCCGCATCGAGGCCGGCGCCCGCATGAGCAAGGCCGTCGTGCACGGCGACACCGTCTACCTCGCCGGCATCGTGGCCGACGACACGTCGCAGGACGTCAAGGGCCAGACCCGGCAGATCCTCGCCACGATCGACGCGCTGCTCGCCAAGGCCGGCTCGGACAAGAGCAAGCTGCTGTCGGCCAACATCTGGCTGACCGACATCACGACCTGGTCGCAGATGAACAAGGTGTGGGATGCCTGGGTGTCCCCCGGCAACACGCCGGCCCGCGCCACGGTCGAGACCAAGCTGGCCGGCCCGCAGTACAAGGTCGAGATCATGGTGCAGGCCGCCAAGTAGGCGGTCCGCCCGGACGGCATCGGACGGCGCGTTCCCCCGGGGACGCGCCGTTTTCCGTTTCGTGAACGGCGTTGATGGGCGGAGGGTCGCGCGCGCGGCTATATTGCGCACATGGACCGCGTCCGGCGAGGCCGGGACCGCGACCGACCGAAGGACGACCGACCATGACCCGATTCAGACGCCGGCATGTCATCTGGGGCGCCGCCGCTCTCGCCACGGGCGTCGTGGCCTCGCGTAGCTGGACCGCGACCGCGCAGGGACCGTCGAAGGCGTTCGAAGTCAGCTACTCCGAGGACGAGTGGCGCAAGCGCCTGTCGCCGGAGCAGTTCCGCGTGCTGCGCAAACACGGCACGGAACGCGCGGGCACCAGTCCGCTCGACCACGAGAAGCGCGCCGGCACGTTCCACTGCGCCGGCTGCGACCTGCCGTTGTTCGCCTCGACGACCAAGTTCGACAGCGGCACGGGCTGGCCGAGCTTCTGGCAGCCGCTGGACAACGCCGTCGGCACCAAGGAGGACCGCTCGTTCTTCATGACGCGGATCGAGGTCCATTGCCGTCGCTGCGGCGGCCATCTCGGCCATGTGTTCGACGACGGACCCAAACCGACGGGGCTGCGCTACTGCATGAACGGGATCGCCATGACCTTCAAACCGGCGGGTGCCTCGTGAGCGCCGCCGCCATGCCGCGCCGCTGGCTGGCGGCCGTCGCCGCCGCGCTGACCCTGGGCGCCGCCACGCTGGCGCTCGCGCAGGCGCCGACGCCCGCGCCGTCCGGCAAGGCCGTGGCGATCTTCGCCGGCGGCTGCTTCTGGTGCATGGAGCCGCCGTTCGACAAGATCGACGGCGTGACCGCGACGATCTCCGGCTACACAGGCGGCCACAAATCGATGCCGACCTACGAGCAGGTCACGGCCGGCCGCACCGGCCACATCGAGGCGGTCAAGGTCGAGTACGACCCGGCCAAGGTGACCTACGCGAAGCTGCTGGAGGTGTTCTGGCGCAACATCGATCCGCTCGATGACAAGGGCCAGTTCTGCGACAAGGGCGAATCCTACCTGTCGGCGATCTTCCCGGTCGACGAGGCGCAGCGGAAGGTGGCCGAGGCGTCGCTCGAGGCGCTGGTCGCGGCCAAGACCCTGCCCGGCAAGATCGTCACCCGCATCCTGCCGGCGGCCACGTTCTGGCCGGCCGAGGAGTACCACCAGGACTACTATCTGAAGAATCCGAACCGCTACCAGTACTACCGCTGGAGCTGCGGCCGCGACGCGCGCCTGAAGAAGCTCTGGGGCGAGCCGGCGGCGAAGTGATCGACGGCGCGTCGATTCCCTCTCCGTCGCGCGGCCGAGCGCTGAGCGCTGGTGGAAGCGAACAACGTCGCGCACATCCGCCACCGTCATCCCGAGCGCTTGCCTCCGCCATCATCCTGAGCGAGCGCCATCGGCGCGTCGTCGAAGGATCTTTCCGCGCCGGGCGCCATGACAAGATCCTTCGACTACGGCGCCGCGCGCCTCCGCTCAGGATGACAGTGTTTGGCTTCTGAACGGAGAGCGTCACCGCCCGGCGAGCAGTCATCGCGCGTTGCCTCCGCCGGCATCCTGAGCGAGCGCCGCCGGCGCGTTGTCGACGGATCTTTCCGCACCGGGCGCCACGACAAGGTCCTTCGACCACAGCGCTGCGCGCCTCCGCTCAGGATGACAATGTTTGGCTTCTGAGCGGAGAGCGTCACCGCTCGGCGAGTGGTCGTCGCTCCTCGTGGGCGCCGGCCACGATGTCATCCCGAGCGCAGCGAGGGATCCAGGCGCCGTCCCTGGATCCCTCGCTGCGCTCGGGATGACAGGGAAGCCCGGCGGAGAGGGAAGACTCCCCTTAGGCGACATTCCCCAGATCGACCCGTGGAACGGTGCGAACGCTGGCGCCCGATTTGTCGCAGGATTTGCGTGAACAGTTCTCTCGACACCGCGACCTTGGCGCCGATCTTCACCGGCTTCTCCGCAGGCTGGTCGGCGACCACTGCCCGACCGCCTCGGGCAAGGCCGGCGTGCGCATGAAACGTTGGCGAGACTGTAGGCCAGCGCGTGCAACTGGAGACGCACGCCATTTGGCGGCGAACGAGCAGCACGAAAGGCGCGTCCACTCGCGCACCGGTGCTCGCCGCGCGGTAGCACGGCCGAAGCCGCCCGCTTCCGTTCCAACGGCGGGCTTCGACCGGTCAGGCTCGACACGGGCGTTATCCAGGCGCTGTCGGCGTTGTCAGAACAGTGCAATCGCCGATACGCTCGCCACTCGATCGCCAGATCGGCCAGCCAGTGAGAAGGAAGTCGCCGGATGACACAGGACGCCCAGGGGAACGCGGTTTCGGGGGGCACGCCGGACGCTGTGGAACGTCTCGACCAAGCCATTCGCGCGTTCACCATCGGCTATGGCGACGCGATGGCGCTGCTGGATGCGGCAAGCGCCGTGTCGCCCGACATGCCCATGGCCCTGATCGCCAAGGCATGGATCGTCGCGATCCCGATCGACCCCAGGCTGGCGGTGATGGCCGCAGGCTTGGCCGAACGTGCGCGGGCATTGCCCCTGAACGAGCGTGAGCGGTCCCTGCTGGGCGCGCTCGACCGAATGCTGACCGGCGAAAGGCGGGCCAGCATCACGGCGCTCGAAGCGCATCTGCTGGACCATCCGCGCGATTTGCTCGCGCACTACGCCGCCTTCTACTGCGACGCGCTGTTGGGCCGCTTTCCCCGAATGCGCGAGCGAGCGGCACGCGCCTTGCCGTATTGGTCGTCTGACACGCCGGGTTTCGCGGTGTTGCGCGCGGCGCGGGGCTTCGCGCTGGAGGAGGCCGGCTGCTACGCCGAGGCGGAGGAGGATGCGCGGGCCGCCATTGCCCTGGAACCGCATCTCTATTTTGCCCACCACGGGATCATGCATTGCATGGAGATGACCGGCCGTCCCAAGGACGGCCTCGCCTGGAGCAGGGAGCACGCGGCGCTGTGGGCCTCAGCCGAAAGCGGCGCGCAGGGCCATCTTTGGTGGCACACCAGCCTGTTCCACGTCGAGCTCGATCAGTTCAGCGAGGCCCTGGAACTCTACGACGGCCCGCTGATGCGCACGATCCGCCCGATCGGGTTCGCGGTCAGCGACCCCGCCGCCTTGCTCTGGCGCCTGGACACGATGGGCTGCGATGTCGGCCGTCGGTGGAACGATCTGCTGCCCCGCTGGGAGGGGCGTGCCGACGGGCGGCATATGGTCTTTACCGACATGCACGCGGCGATGACCGAACTGCGCTCCGGCAACGAGGCTCTCGCGGAGGCACGCCTGTCCACCATGCGTCAGACCGCCGCCGGCACGGGCGAGACCGCGGCGTTGTATCGGGAGGTCGGGCTGCCGCTGGTCGAGGCGATCGTCGCGTTCCACCGCGGGGCGTATGACGACTGCGTCGAGCTTTTGTTTCCCTTGCGGCCCGAGGTCTGGCGCATTGGCGGCAGCATCGCGCAGCGCGACATCGTCGACTGGACCCTCACCACGGCCGCATTGCGCGCCGGACGGCGGGCGCTCGCCTGGGGACTAACCTACGAGCGCCTCGCGGCACGGCCTGAGAGTCTGATCAATCGGAGGTTCCAGCGTGAGGCGGAGCGGCTCTCTGCCTAGTCGCTTGCGAAGTCGGCGGGGGATGGATCGGGTGGGGGGCGACGTGCGGATGCGACTGATGCGCCGATCCTACGGCGGATCAAGGTTGAAGCAGCGTTGCTTCTCCAGATGTATCTCGCCCGGTCTGGATGTTGTCGTACATGGATCGGAAACGTGAGCTTAACGGATCCTACCGCATCAAATGTCCAATCCTGCCTTACGAAAACCTTCCAACCAGTGATCACGATCCGACTGGCGCGAGCACATCCTCATCCACAATTTGATGTGCGTCTTCAAGTCGTGATCGGGAGGACGCAGCCGCTCATATGACTTGATGGCTGTTGCCGCTTCTTCAGGTTTCCCCGCCTGCGCGTACGCGGCAGCCAGGACGGGATAGAGAAAAGCGGGAACGTTCTGATACACCTCGTGGATCTCAATGACCTTCGCGTAGTTGTGAGGCATGTAGTAGCAGTCGCACAGGGTATCGAGACGCTGATCATCGGGCGCATAGGGCTCGAGCCGCTCGGATTTCGTGAACCATTCCAGAGCCTGCTCCGGCTCGCCCGTGTAGCTCAGTGCACAACCGAGCGCGTAGTTGGCAAAGGGATCGTTCGGGTTGAGGGAAACCGCCCGTTCGGCGTGCTTTCGCGCCAACCGATGATCACCCGGGATATGGTACGAGAATGCGACATAGGCATTGACGTTGGATCTCTTTCGTCGAGCGCGACGGCCCGGCGGGCATGGTCCCTGCCGCGCGCCATTGTCGCTTCCGGCGGCAGCCCCAAGCAAAGTACGCCGAACATCGACGTCATGCCGAGACCGGCGTGGGCAAGGGCGTAGGTCGGATCCGCTCTTAGTTCATCGGCCCGAAGATCTTGCTCGGGTTCATGATGTTGTCGGGGTCGATGGACCGCTTGACGGCGCGCATCAGGCTGACCGCCTCGCCGTGCTCGGCGTAGAGGAACTTCACCTTGCCGATGCCGACGCCGTGCTCGCCGGTGCAGGTGCCGCCCATCTCCAGCGCGCGCGCCACCATGCGGTCGTTGAGGTCCTCGGCGCGGGCCAGGTAGGTCGGATCGTCGGGATCGACCATCATCGTCAGATGGAAATTGCCGTCGCCGACATGGCCGACGATCGGCGCGAACAGGCCACGCTCGTCGATGTCCTTCTTGGTCTCGAGGATGCAGTCGGCCAGCCGCGAGATCGGCACGCACACGTCGGTCGCCCACATGCCCCAGCCGGGCTTGAACGACTTCGTGGCCCACGCCGCGTCGTGGCGCGCCTGCCACATCTTGGTGCGCTCCTCGGCGATGCCGGTCCACGCGAAGTCGCCGCCGCCGTTCTCGGCGGCGATGGCCTGCACCATCTCGGCCTGCTCCTTGGTGCCCGCCGGCGTGCCGTGGAACTCGAGGAACAGCGTGTCCTTCACCGGCAGGCCGAGCTTGGAGTAGTGGTTCAAGGTCTGGATCTGCAGGTCGTCGACCAGCTCGATGCGGGCCACGGGGATGCCGGACTGGATGGTCTGGATGACGGTGTTGACGGCGCCCTCCAGCGATTCGAAGGCGCAGGTCGCGGCCGCCGCCATCGACTCGGGGACGCCGTAGAGCCGCAACGTGATCTCGGTGATGACGCCGAGCGTGCCCTCGGAGCCGACGAACAGCTTGACGAGGTCGTAGCCGGCCGAGGATTTGCGCGAGCGCCGCCCCAGCCGCATCAGCCTGCCGTCGGGCGTCACGACCTGCAGCGC
The genomic region above belongs to Rhodospirillales bacterium and contains:
- a CDS encoding M23 family metallopeptidase, with the protein product MASRVGVPLVLLLALAGCQAYDAAVYGRRGGVVEYPGSGARPDAPAIYVVRQGDTMDGIAQRFGVPASRIAERNSLSSPYKLSPGAWLEIPGARVVEASAPSGAAPGGEPASTSSPSGPVTSSELPPPPGGAQPPKPVAGALPSSSGAVATTSPTATTATPPKPVALPGAGAPKFEWPVRGRTVRGFGAQADGQRNDGVNIAAASGTPVKAAEGGTVVYSGSEVKGFGNLVLVSHAGGYVTAYAHLDKLSVQKGAAVKKGQSLGTVGTTGGVAEPQLHFEVRQRNKPVDPASVLP
- a CDS encoding RidA family protein yields the protein MSITRIEAGARMSKAVVHGDTVYLAGIVADDTSQDVKGQTRQILATIDALLAKAGSDKSKLLSANIWLTDITTWSQMNKVWDAWVSPGNTPARATVETKLAGPQYKVEIMVQAAK
- the msrB gene encoding peptide-methionine (R)-S-oxide reductase MsrB, with amino-acid sequence MTRFRRRHVIWGAAALATGVVASRSWTATAQGPSKAFEVSYSEDEWRKRLSPEQFRVLRKHGTERAGTSPLDHEKRAGTFHCAGCDLPLFASTTKFDSGTGWPSFWQPLDNAVGTKEDRSFFMTRIEVHCRRCGGHLGHVFDDGPKPTGLRYCMNGIAMTFKPAGAS
- the msrA gene encoding peptide-methionine (S)-S-oxide reductase MsrA; the protein is MPRRWLAAVAAALTLGAATLALAQAPTPAPSGKAVAIFAGGCFWCMEPPFDKIDGVTATISGYTGGHKSMPTYEQVTAGRTGHIEAVKVEYDPAKVTYAKLLEVFWRNIDPLDDKGQFCDKGESYLSAIFPVDEAQRKVAEASLEALVAAKTLPGKIVTRILPAATFWPAEEYHQDYYLKNPNRYQYYRWSCGRDARLKKLWGEPAAK
- a CDS encoding tetratricopeptide repeat protein: MTQDAQGNAVSGGTPDAVERLDQAIRAFTIGYGDAMALLDAASAVSPDMPMALIAKAWIVAIPIDPRLAVMAAGLAERARALPLNERERSLLGALDRMLTGERRASITALEAHLLDHPRDLLAHYAAFYCDALLGRFPRMRERAARALPYWSSDTPGFAVLRAARGFALEEAGCYAEAEEDARAAIALEPHLYFAHHGIMHCMEMTGRPKDGLAWSREHAALWASAESGAQGHLWWHTSLFHVELDQFSEALELYDGPLMRTIRPIGFAVSDPAALLWRLDTMGCDVGRRWNDLLPRWEGRADGRHMVFTDMHAAMTELRSGNEALAEARLSTMRQTAAGTGETAALYREVGLPLVEAIVAFHRGAYDDCVELLFPLRPEVWRIGGSIAQRDIVDWTLTTAALRAGRRALAWGLTYERLAARPESLINRRFQREAERLSA
- a CDS encoding FAD-binding protein codes for the protein MATATAPARPPNVDATIAELKAMFGDRLSTAHAVREQHGKDISYHEAHLPDAVVFAESAEEVQKIVQLCARHKTPIIPFGTGTSLEGHISAPHGGISLDVSRMNRVLAVNENDLDVVVQPGVTRKQLNEHIRATGLFFPIDPGADASIGGMASTRASGTNAVRYGTMRENVLALQVVTPDGRLMRLGRRSRKSSAGYDLVKLFVGSEGTLGVITEITLRLYGVPESMAAAATCAFESLEGAVNTVIQTIQSGIPVARIELVDDLQIQTLNHYSKLGLPVKDTLFLEFHGTPAGTKEQAEMVQAIAAENGGGDFAWTGIAEERTKMWQARHDAAWATKSFKPGWGMWATDVCVPISRLADCILETKKDIDERGLFAPIVGHVGDGNFHLTMMVDPDDPTYLARAEDLNDRMVARALEMGGTCTGEHGVGIGKVKFLYAEHGEAVSLMRAVKRSIDPDNIMNPSKIFGPMN